A genomic segment from Bubalus kerabau isolate K-KA32 ecotype Philippines breed swamp buffalo chromosome 14, PCC_UOA_SB_1v2, whole genome shotgun sequence encodes:
- the LOC129626516 gene encoding LOW QUALITY PROTEIN: DNA topoisomerase I, mitochondrial-like (The sequence of the model RefSeq protein was modified relative to this genomic sequence to represent the inferred CDS: inserted 3 bases in 3 codons; substituted 1 base at 1 genomic stop codon), whose product MSAGKPLMLSLAAEEVATFYGKMLDHEYTKKVFQNNFFSDWRKEMTAEERKVIKHLDRCDFTEIHRHSVDKAASQKALSREEKQVRLPQEEEKLQQEFGYXLDGHRENTGSFKTEPWSVRGWGDHLKMKRLKRRVLPEDVVINCSRDSTVPEPPASPQWKEVGCDCTVMWLAAWTENVQNFIKYVTLNPGSKLKVERDWGKYEVAWRLKGAVGKICSQYQXTWTSPEMRTGQRAVVLYFIDRLALQARNGEEGSGLGGCCSLHVEHFQLYPEVSGSLDVMEFDFLGKDSIRSHNRVLVEKLVYRNLQLFMDNKXPRDKLFDRLTTASLNRHLQDPMDGLTARVFWTYNASIMRKRCPEESGCLCGDRVPARALVPGCWAAEDSIAAKLLSYNRANRAVAFLCNHQCTTPKTFEKSMQMLQSQIEAKEQQVAEAKTELQEARADHTSXGDGRSQSSLEKRGRLLEKLEEQLLRVSTQATDKEGSKQVALGTSELICLDPRISVTWGKKSEVPVEKVYKTQREKLTWVLDMVGEDFEF is encoded by the exons ATGTctgcagggaagcccttaatgctGAGCTTAGCAGCAGAGGAGGTTGCTACGTTTTATGGGAAAATGTTGGATCATGAGTATACAAAAAAAGTCTTCCAAAACAACTTCTTCAGTGACTGGCGGAAG GAAATGACAGCAGAAGAGAGGAAGGTCATCAAGCACCTGGACAGGTGTGACTTCACGGAGATCCACAGACACTCTGTGGACAAGGCTGCTTCCCAGAAGGCCCTGTCCAGGGAGGAGAAGCAGGTCAGGCTGCCCCAGG aggaggaaaaacttCAGCAAGAGTTTGGCT TCTTAGATGGGCACCGCGAAAACACTGGCAGTTTCAAGACTGAGCCATGGTCAGTCCGAGGCTGGGGCGACCACCTCAAGATGAAGAGGCTGAAGAGGAGGGTCCTGCCGGAGGATGTGGTCATCAACTGCAGCAG GGACTCCACAGTACCTGAGCCCCCAGCCAGCCCCCAGTGGAAGGAGGTCGGGTGCGACTGCACAGTCATGTGGCTGGCAGCATGGACGGAGAACGTGCAGAACTTCATCAAGTATGTCACGCTGAACCCTGGCTCCAAGCTGAAGGT GGAGAGAGACTGGGGGAAGTACGAGGTGGCTTGGCGCTTGAAAGGGGCTGTGGGCAAGATCTGTTCCCAGTACC CCACCTGGACGTCTCCAGAGATGAGGACAGGACAGCGCGCTGTGGTCCTTTACTTCATCGACAGG CTGGCGCTGCAGGCCAGGAATGGGGAGGAGGGCAGCGGACTTGGTGGCTGCTGCTCCCTCCATGTGGAGCACTTCCAGCTGTACCCAGAGGTCAGCGGCTCCCTGGACGTCATGGAGTTTGACTTCCTGGGGAAGGATTCGATCCGCTCCCACAACAGAGTGCTGGTGGAGAAGCTG GTGTACAGGAACCTGCAGCTGTTCATGGACAACA GGCCCCGGGACAAGCTCTTTGACAGGCTGACT ACTGCCAGCCTGAACAGGCACCTGCAGGACCCGATGGATGGCCTGACGGCCAGGGTGTTTTGGACCTACAACGCCAGCATCATGCGCAAGCGCTGCCCCGAGGAGAGCGGCTGTCTGTGTGGGGACAGGGTGCCTGCTCGTGCGCTGGTGCCTGGCTGCTGGGCTG CTGAAGACAGCATAGCTGCCAAACTTCTGTCTTACAACCGAGCAAACCGGGCTGTTGCCTTTCTCTGCAACCATCAGTGCACAACGCCCAAGACCTTTGAGAAGTCAATGCAGATGCTTCAGTCCCAG ATAGAGGCGAAGGAGCAGCAGGTGGCCGAGGCCAAGACAGAGCTGCAGGAGGCGCGGGCTGACCACACATCCTGAGGGGATGGCAGGTCCCAGAG CTCCCTGGAGAAGAGGGGGCGGCTGCTGGAGAAGCTGGAGGAGCAGCTGCTGAGAGTGAGCACGCAGGCCACCGACAAGGAGGGGAGTAAGCAGGTGGCCCTGGGCACCTCCGAGCTCATCTGCCTAGACCCCCGGATCAGCGTCACCTG GGGTAAGAAGTCTGAGGTGCCTGTGGAGAAGGTCTACAAGACCCAGAGGGAGAAGCTCACCTGGGTGCTTGACATGGTGGGTGAAGACTTTGAGTTTTAA